From the genome of Pseudanabaena sp. FACHB-2040, one region includes:
- a CDS encoding CsbD family protein: MSTEERAKAAAKNVEGKAQEALGKVTGDPEDQAKGKAKQTESNARNAKEDVKDAFKG, translated from the coding sequence ATGTCTACCGAAGAACGCGCTAAAGCAGCCGCTAAAAATGTAGAAGGTAAAGCTCAGGAAGCGCTCGGCAAAGTGACCGGCGATCCTGAAGATCAGGCCAAAGGTAAGGCCAAGCAAACTGAATCCAACGCTCGCAATGCCAAAGAAGATGTCAAAGACGCCTTCAAAGGGTAA
- a CDS encoding tetratricopeptide repeat protein has protein sequence MSQQSAILEGQAALYFQEELANCNARLNETPEDVGTWHYRSYLLGLLGRYQEALISYKKTLVLDAEDDKIWCNYAALLVCCGFLIDAVSAYDRALQQAPDSARAWHKRGETLHQLRDYMAAVKSYDRALALEPTACRIWFNRGLALYHLGCHQQSVDSLRTAIEHRSDFGQAWNCLGYLLAQKKQYEEAIACFDRSLALDPANSKIHHYQAHVLRQMGRFSEAMEKLEQATRLDPLNHRHWFLKGITLGKLRRYKSAKASLEQALKRQGHHAEGWLALGLTLRKLKRFEDAIQAFNKSLGIDPNQAAACFHQACCYAQLDRPDWAVERLQRAIALQPERYLIRMQTEPALAALRLDNYLDNHLLSLTSR, from the coding sequence ATGTCCCAGCAGTCTGCAATTCTAGAAGGTCAAGCAGCGCTCTACTTTCAGGAGGAACTTGCTAACTGTAATGCTCGATTAAATGAAACGCCTGAGGATGTTGGCACCTGGCACTACCGAAGCTATTTGCTGGGGTTGCTGGGCCGCTACCAGGAGGCATTAATCAGCTATAAAAAAACGTTGGTATTGGACGCCGAAGATGACAAGATCTGGTGTAACTATGCTGCGCTGCTAGTCTGCTGCGGCTTCTTAATTGATGCCGTATCTGCCTACGACAGAGCTCTGCAGCAGGCTCCAGATAGTGCTCGCGCCTGGCATAAGCGAGGCGAAACCCTGCACCAGCTGCGCGACTACATGGCTGCGGTAAAGAGCTATGACCGAGCGCTAGCCTTAGAGCCAACCGCCTGCCGCATTTGGTTTAACCGAGGTTTAGCGCTCTACCACTTGGGTTGTCACCAACAGTCAGTAGATAGCCTACGAACGGCAATTGAGCATCGTTCGGACTTTGGCCAAGCCTGGAACTGCTTGGGCTACTTGCTGGCGCAAAAGAAGCAGTATGAGGAAGCGATCGCATGTTTTGATCGGTCTCTGGCCCTAGACCCTGCTAACTCTAAAATTCATCACTACCAGGCTCATGTTCTGCGGCAGATGGGTCGCTTCTCTGAGGCGATGGAAAAGCTAGAGCAGGCCACCCGCCTAGATCCACTCAACCACCGCCACTGGTTTTTAAAGGGAATTACTCTGGGCAAACTGCGGCGTTATAAGAGCGCTAAGGCTAGCTTGGAGCAAGCGCTCAAGCGGCAAGGTCACCACGCTGAGGGCTGGCTAGCGCTGGGGTTGACCCTGCGTAAGCTCAAACGGTTTGAAGACGCCATTCAAGCCTTTAACAAATCTTTGGGGATTGATCCTAATCAGGCTGCCGCTTGTTTCCACCAAGCCTGCTGCTATGCCCAACTAGATCGGCCTGATTGGGCTGTGGAGAGGCTGCAACGTGCGATCGCACTTCAACCCGAACGCTACCTCATCCGCATGCAAACTGAGCCAGCCCTAGCTGCACTTCGTCTTGACAACTATCTCGACAATCACCTCCTCTCCCTCACTAGTCGATGA
- the codA gene encoding cytosine deaminase, which translates to MSDASSASLLLRQCRLAHQSADDPLVDIAIEAGRIVAIAPHLDQPAQHTLDVSGQLVSPPFVESHIHLDSVLTAGEPRWNQSGTLFEGIDIWRDRKQNLSLEDVKTRAIAALKLQAQQGVLFVRSHADVSEASLTALKALLEVRETVKDWITLQVVAFPQDGIYSHPDNEARLEEALKLGADVVGGIPHYELTREDGVRSVHRIFDLAERYDRLIDIHCDEIDDDQSRFLEVVNACAIRCSCGSRVTASHTTAMGSYNNAYAFKLMGFLQRTSINFIANPLINITLQGRTDTYPKRRGVTRVKELWQSGLNVSLGHDCIQDPWYSLGTGNMLDVANMAVHVCQMTGLDEINACYDMVTHHGARTLHLKDYGLEVGNAANLIVLDATDRYDAIRRRPVVRAVISQGRLLVETKPTQPQWH; encoded by the coding sequence ATGTCTGACGCTTCTTCTGCTTCTTTGCTGCTGCGGCAGTGCCGTTTGGCCCACCAGTCTGCTGACGATCCCCTGGTAGATATTGCCATTGAGGCGGGGCGCATTGTTGCGATCGCACCCCACCTAGACCAACCTGCCCAGCACACCCTAGATGTTAGCGGTCAGCTGGTCAGTCCCCCGTTTGTCGAATCTCACATTCACCTCGACTCGGTGCTCACCGCCGGAGAGCCCCGCTGGAACCAGAGCGGCACCCTGTTTGAAGGCATCGATATCTGGCGCGATCGCAAGCAAAACCTCAGCCTAGAAGATGTCAAGACACGAGCCATTGCCGCGCTCAAGCTGCAGGCCCAGCAGGGCGTTCTCTTTGTTCGCAGCCACGCCGACGTCAGCGAGGCCAGCCTCACCGCCCTCAAAGCGCTGCTAGAGGTGCGAGAAACGGTAAAAGACTGGATCACCCTGCAGGTGGTCGCCTTTCCCCAAGACGGCATCTACAGCCACCCTGACAACGAAGCCCGCCTAGAAGAAGCTCTAAAGCTGGGTGCAGACGTCGTGGGCGGCATTCCCCACTACGAGCTAACGCGGGAAGATGGCGTGCGTTCAGTGCATCGAATTTTTGATCTGGCCGAGCGCTACGACCGGCTAATCGACATTCACTGCGACGAAATTGACGACGACCAATCTCGCTTTCTAGAGGTAGTGAACGCCTGCGCTATTCGCTGCAGCTGCGGCAGTCGGGTCACGGCTAGTCACACCACTGCCATGGGGTCTTACAACAATGCCTACGCCTTCAAGCTGATGGGCTTTTTGCAGCGCACGTCGATCAACTTTATCGCCAATCCGCTGATCAATATTACGCTCCAAGGCCGCACCGATACCTACCCTAAGCGGCGCGGCGTCACCCGCGTCAAAGAACTCTGGCAGAGCGGCCTCAACGTCAGTCTGGGCCATGACTGCATTCAAGATCCGTGGTACAGCCTCGGTACCGGCAATATGCTCGACGTGGCCAACATGGCCGTTCACGTCTGCCAAATGACGGGACTCGACGAGATCAACGCCTGCTATGACATGGTCACTCACCACGGAGCCCGCACCCTACACCTGAAGGACTATGGCCTGGAGGTGGGCAATGCAGCCAACCTGATTGTGCTCGATGCCACCGACCGCTACGACGCGATTCGCCGTCGCCCAGTAGTCAGGGCCGTCATTTCTCAGGGTAGGCTGCTGGTCGAGACCAAGCCAACCCAGCCCCAGTGGCACTAA
- a CDS encoding alpha-amylase family protein, producing the protein MSGASLLGMVVLVAARYPQPVSLTVPVAPAASRTAFVHLFEWTWDDVGQECEQYLGPMGFQGVQVSPAQEHVVLPQQGYPWWQRYQPVSYRLESRSGGRQAFAAMVQRCRQAGVQVYADAVINHMAGIEGGTGSGGTAFTKYSYPGLYRPEDFNACRQSVSDYDNAEDVTQCELVGLADLNTASTHVQAEIVTYLQDLVSLGVSGFRIDAAKHMRSQEVGTLLTQLQQRVGPGLYIYQEVIDPGTEAIKKQSYYSHGNVIEFEYGRLVSETFLGQEGRQLADLATLEEAWDLAPSSQAVVFIDNHDKQRGHGGGGSYLTHRERPLYLLANVFMLAHPYGTPQVMSSYSFFDSDQGPPADADGQTRRVHQGESDACFQAWVCEHRWTAIGQMVGFRNATAASSAVTDWWSNGDNQIAFGRGSRGFVVINREAAPLHRTFATQLPAGRYCNVIKGGLAPSRRDCQGQAEVITVNASGQFTAAVAGVDAIAIHVGAKLPD; encoded by the coding sequence ATGAGTGGGGCATCCCTGCTGGGGATGGTGGTGCTGGTGGCGGCGCGGTATCCCCAGCCTGTCAGCCTCACGGTTCCGGTTGCTCCAGCCGCTTCCCGTACAGCGTTTGTCCATTTGTTTGAGTGGACCTGGGATGATGTAGGCCAGGAGTGTGAACAATACCTGGGGCCGATGGGGTTTCAGGGAGTGCAGGTGTCGCCTGCCCAAGAACATGTAGTGCTGCCACAGCAGGGCTACCCGTGGTGGCAGCGCTACCAGCCGGTGAGCTATCGCTTAGAGAGTCGTAGTGGGGGGCGGCAGGCCTTTGCAGCGATGGTGCAGCGCTGCCGTCAAGCTGGAGTGCAGGTCTATGCTGATGCAGTGATCAACCACATGGCCGGGATCGAGGGTGGCACTGGCAGTGGCGGTACGGCTTTTACTAAGTACAGCTATCCGGGCCTGTATCGGCCAGAAGACTTTAACGCTTGCCGTCAGTCTGTTTCTGACTACGATAACGCTGAGGATGTGACCCAGTGTGAGCTGGTCGGCCTGGCGGATCTCAATACAGCATCGACGCATGTGCAGGCCGAAATTGTGACCTACCTGCAGGACTTAGTGAGTCTGGGGGTTAGCGGGTTTCGCATTGATGCAGCCAAGCATATGCGATCGCAAGAGGTCGGCACCCTTCTCACTCAGCTGCAGCAGCGGGTTGGGCCGGGCCTCTATATCTATCAAGAGGTCATCGATCCGGGCACAGAAGCCATTAAAAAGCAGAGCTATTACTCTCATGGCAATGTGATTGAGTTTGAGTATGGGCGGCTGGTGAGTGAGACGTTTCTCGGTCAGGAGGGCCGCCAGCTAGCCGATCTAGCTACTTTGGAAGAAGCTTGGGATCTAGCGCCATCCAGTCAGGCCGTTGTCTTTATCGATAACCACGATAAGCAGCGAGGCCACGGCGGCGGCGGCAGCTACCTGACCCACCGAGAGCGACCGCTCTACCTGCTAGCCAATGTTTTTATGCTGGCCCATCCCTACGGCACGCCCCAGGTGATGTCGAGCTATTCCTTTTTCGATAGCGACCAGGGGCCGCCCGCTGATGCGGATGGTCAGACTCGGCGTGTGCATCAGGGCGAGTCTGACGCCTGCTTTCAGGCCTGGGTCTGTGAGCACCGCTGGACTGCTATTGGTCAGATGGTGGGCTTTCGCAATGCTACAGCCGCCTCTTCGGCCGTGACCGACTGGTGGAGCAATGGCGATAACCAGATCGCCTTTGGGCGGGGCAGTCGCGGCTTTGTCGTGATCAACCGAGAGGCGGCTCCCCTGCACCGTACCTTTGCTACTCAGCTGCCCGCTGGCCGGTACTGCAATGTGATTAAGGGCGGGCTGGCTCCTTCGAGGCGAGACTGTCAGGGGCAGGCTGAGGTGATCACAGTGAACGCATCGGGCCAGTTTACGGCAGCGGTGGCGGGCGTAGATGCGATCGCAATCCACGTTGGGGCTAAGTTGCCAGACTAG